The Lolium rigidum isolate FL_2022 chromosome 2, APGP_CSIRO_Lrig_0.1, whole genome shotgun sequence genomic interval ACCAGATTGTATTGATACTGGTAGTGTAAATATGATGTCTAATTCTTCTCAGGAAAGTAAGTTGCACTTCATGCGCTTTTGGAAGGGAACAATTTTTTATCAGAATTTTGGCACTATATCCTAATGTGAAGCGGTGCTTATGAGAATTTGACTTGAAAAATGCACTACCGCATACCAGATCAGATAAAGATGTCACAAAATTGAATTTGGAGGACAACCATCAGAGAGCTTAAGGACGTTGCCTTAGTCGCTCCTTATGTATGTGTGCAATTTGGTCTCTTTATGTGACTTGTCGTCATGTGTTGGGGGCCAAGACTTATTTTTTGGTATAGAGAATAAGCAAGTGCAACCCCCTTTGCACTATCCCAGAGCTCTCCACGATAGCCCGGTGGTGCGCTCGCGCTGGGCGAAAATTGTACCGCCTCGCCCGGCTCGATTGTACTGCAGTGTACTGCGAGAAAGCGCGAGCACTGGAGCCGTACTGCAAGCGAGCCAGGGAAAAAACTGTTGAAGCCATCCTCCTATCCTCTCACCTTTGCTCTCTCCCTCCCAACCCCTAATTTTTCTCCCCTCCCAATCATCCTGGCGGCAGCAGCAGAGGCGAGAGGGCAACAGAGCTGCGACGACCAGGTCAAGAACCCCAGCAGCCGCCTCCCCTCCCCTACCCCCTTTTCATCGCCCAGATGCTCATCAGGGAGCAGGACGACCTGTGCCTCCAGATGTGCCGCTGCCGCGACATGGAAGCTGGCCTACTGATGCTGCTCTCCTCCCGTGTCGGGGACGACGAGCTACTGCTGCACACCGGTGAATAGTGGCAATCGAGTACTCCTTTATGTCAAGTTCGTTCCCCTTTTTCTAATGGAATGCTGTCATTTTCTTATTTCTATTGCAATGATTGATGGTAAAGCCCAATGCATCGGTCAGGCGAGGATGGGAGGCGGCGGGTTCAGGAGGGCGCCTGGCAGGGATGATGTGGCGCCATATTTGTGGCGTAAGAGAAGGAGGGGGACCTATCGGCTTATGAGTGATAGTCCACATCGAACACGTAAGCCCTAACCATTGCTCTCCGGGTTTCATCTGTGAACCCTCTGTACTCAGTCATGTTAATTGTTCTATCACACTTGTTTTTTTGTAGACATGTGTTCTATGGAAGTGCTAGGAGCAGCAAATCTCCTTATTAATGTGTTGCCATACCTGGCAGGGCTAGCCATTTTAAATTTATTCGTTCCTTCACTCAGATAATTTTTGTTTGGTTCCATTTGTTTGTAGGTTCTTGTGGAGGTTGGTCGAGCTCCAAGACAGGGTCAGAGTTGGTCAAGGTATAATGGATGGAGCTTTAATGTCAGATTATTCTTGCCTATAGATTTCCCCACTGTTGTTCACTTCATAGACATGatgttctttttttccttttaccAGAGAACCAATGATCTtgtgaaaaataaatccatctGACCTCTATTATATGTGGCTACAGGGTGACCTCTATTATTTGTCGCTACAGGGTGAGCTTATAATGTCTTAGATTATTTATTTTTGACATATGTATTCTACCATATTGCTATGCGTGAAGCTTGCGAATATGTTGAAGAAAGTTGCCTGTCAAGGTAAAAGAATATTATATCCGGGACTAGTGGCAGTAGAACTATGTTCCGTTCCATGCTTATTGTCATAGTTGTCATATGCTGATAATGCCGGCATGTTGTGGTGTTCATACTCTCATGCTTATCCTCAGATTTTGAACTTATTTGTTTGAAACACGTATACCTCCTCATGGTCTCAATAATAGTTGGATTGTAACTGTAGTCCGTAACAGTCTTTTTGTCTTTCATTTGGCTAGCTTCCCTGTTGAACTAGGATGTCCAGTATATAAATACAGAGATGGACCTCTCAAGGCTGTAGATGAATATCAGTTTTGCAAACCTTATGTGATGGTACTGTCAGGATTCAGGAAGCAACTATTTATGTTTTCCCAGAGCCCTTTCATTCTTCCCCAAATTTAAACTATATTGATAATATAAATACCTACCCTCTTTATAAGTATCTGTGTATGGTGTAATTATGTACATCTAATGTACCTACCCTCTTTATAAGTATCTGTGTATGGTGTAATTATGTACATCTAATGTCGTGTTGAGTTTTCTGGTATGTGCTTCTTGTAGGTTATTGTCATAGTGGGAGAAACTGGTTATGGTTAAATGGTGCAAATACCTCAGTATCTTCCTGGAGCTAGATATACAGCAAGAGGAAAGGTATGCTGCATGTCAACATTGATCTTTCTATTGTTCTTTCGCAAACCGTTTCCATGTTTATTGATCTTGCATGTTTTATAGTGCAGTCTACATGCTCTGGTACATTAGTGAAATGGCTATGCTCTGCTCCTTGGCGGTATTCGGCGGGAGTAGCACTGGCCGCCGCAGCACAGCAACTTCGAGAAGAGGTGAGCCGCCTCTGATCTACCTTGAGTATAGGCGAGGATTGGGAATGCAGATAACATGTAAGCTAGAAGAGAAGTGTACTGCATATTTTTCAGATGAAGTAGACCACATGCCTACACCGGTAAATTGTTAGTAATTGCTTCAAAAATATGTTAAAGTTAGTAATTGCTCCTGGACCATAGGTATGAACACATGCCATTTGCATTAAGTCAACTGCCCCACTGAAGCCTTTTGGTAAAAAAAATTCGTTTACTTCTGAAATATCTTTCATAATACGGAATATGTATTGCTGGAAATCTGTGATAAAATGGGTCACGATAGAGTGCATGAAAACTTTTGTTTCAGAAAACAGGGCACCAGGTCCAGGCTAGACAGGTGGTTAACCCTCTTTGTGATATCATCCATTTTATTGCCATTCAAGGACTTACAGCTTAGGCCTTCAATCAGTTTGTGGTTTGCCTTACATATTTTTGTGCCTTCTGCTCACAACAAATTGCTACATCTTCTTTTGCATAGGAAAAGTGGTAAATACGTCTGTGCATATATAAAGTCTGGTTTATAGGTTGATAATTATAGTGAATAAGATGTAGGTGCATATTCTGTTAAAATTCTAAATTAGAAGCACATGATTTATTGATTGGAATTTTCTATCTATGTTCTGGTGTGCTTATCTCTGCATTTGAAGGTAGCAAACTATGTCTTTTCAAGATAGTAAAATTGAGGAAAACGGATATAGTTCTTCAATAGAAAGATAATTGTTAAGACAACTATGCATGTGTTCTACTCTTGCATTCTAATTAGCATTAAAGGCCTCGAGAAAGGCTGGCCCTGCAACCCAATTCGCCCACCCTGCAGAATCGAACCTGAATCCGTTGTTTGCCTCCTCGCCAACTGCTCATTTGGGCTCTTCTGCTTGATTGGTGGCAGCTGTCTTCCAATCAGGTTTCTTTTCAGCACTGCAAGGCCTGGAGCTCCATCATGCAGCTTGTTGCTGCTGAAAGCTCTAGACAGATTCCGCGGGGACTTTTCGATGTGGTCGGACGCTCAAAAATGCTGAACCTAGGAAGACCACATGGACGACTGAATATAATGGCCAACTGGGTGCTGCTGAGTCTCTGGTGCTTTGTATTCTTTTTTTCTTCAGTTTTTCGGTTTCGCTCCCAGCTTGGTTTGGTTTGTCTTCAAATCCTGTAACTCTCCTCTAATCCATAATCAATGAAAAGTTGCACTGACAGCCCTTTCGTCAAGAAAAGTTTCAACTTCTCagccttttatttttgtttttccatGATAATTGAGGAGAAAAGAATTCTGttgttcaacacaaagtaaaTTGTTGCGACGGCTCTTGCATTCTAATTAGTATCAAAGGCCTCtgccttttctatttattttctcaaGACTCTGGGTAATACATGCAATTAGGCAACAATGTACAATCTTTCATGTCTTCAGTTTTTAATACACTCGTGAATTATACACCCTATGTTGCTTTATACCTGAGTACATTGTTATCTATGTGTTACCAAATACGAGGACACAAGGATCAGCACGTGAAGAAAAGATCTTGAAACATGAAGCTAATAAGTGAAAAGCTGGGAAAAGGAGATTAGCCAAGTGGAAAGATTTGAGATAGAAGGTGTGGTGATTTGCTTGCACCTGACCGGCGAGGAGCTGCCCCATGGGGCAGCCCAGCCACTAGTACATATAAGCAGCGGACACAGATGCACTCATTGTTGGCTGTTGTGGTGGCTGTGGCTGTGGTTAGCCAATCACAACAGCAGAAGACTTCCTAGTAGGAGGGTGACCCTACTGCTGAATAGAGACTTCCTTTGATACTCAGCCAACAACTCTGGATGTAGGGCAAAACAATTATCAACTGTGTGCCCAGACTTCTTGCAGTGAGAACATATTTTTTCCTGAAGAACCTCTGAAAGAACtccgatgggcagcaagaacacTGATGTTGGAGCGGAGCGGTGGGTGAGGTAAGGAAGCGAAGACGTGTATCCGGAGCAATCAAACTAGCAAGTGCCTCATCCAAAGAAGATGCGGGATGGCCGCTGGGTTCAGTTGTTCTCAAACTCCTGAGCCTTCCCACAAACTGAAACATTAAGGGCTGAGCTTCATGATTTTCCTTTGCCACACAAGAATCACACCTAGAGCAACTCTTTGGAGTCATTGGCATAAGCTGACTAGTCACGCCAGTGAAGGTTCCGTAATACTCCTCTATAGACATGTCATGCTGATGCAGATTTTGCAACAAAGAATATCGAAGTGTCCCACTTGGCTGTAGATACTTCCATATTTCACGACTCATCCGCCGCAACGGAGCAACATAAAAAAATTAAGGCACCCATGACCTTAGAATCTGATTTTCTCCAAGTCTTTCTCATggcctcatcctcatcatcaaaaCCAGCAGCTCTCACAACAGTTCTAACTGAGAATGACCACTCTCTGCAATTCGAGCCATCAAGCTTGATATCAATAGAAAAGAAAGGCCCATCCTTGGCCATTGCAGCAAGCAAGAAAACAATCCCTTGCAGCAGCTATGGAACAGAACAGGCAGAACCGCAGAACAAGCCACTTGCAGCAGCTTCAACACATACAGGACACGGCACAAGTCCGACTTGGACTCGTGCGGAGATGTGAGCGGCCGCGGGCGACTTGCCAACGGTGGTGGCAAGGAGGTAGTTCACCACCAGACCAAGCTCTTGTACCATGTCATTTGACCAACCGAAGATTTTCTCAATTGCATTCAAAGTAATGTACAGAGGTTCCATGGGACAACTTGGGCCAGGCGACACTTTGGGCTAaataaatatactccctccggcccGAATTAGATGACTCGGCCCGTGTACAATGGCAACTTTCTGAAAACCCCCTAGCTGATTCAATTCTTCTCAAACTTAGTCCTCACATCCAACTCCAAGATCCCGACGGCCATGTCCAGTGCCGGAGCTCCGTTCCCGTCCCGCGCCGGAGCTGGGCTCGCGCGCTGGACGTAGACGGTGATCCCGCACCCCCGCCGGCCGTCCGCGACAGCTCCAGGAGAAGAGGAGGCCGGACCTCCAAAAGTAGAGGAGGCGGGGCCTCGAGGAGCAGAGGCGAGCTCCCCCCGCCGGCCGGCCCCTCCTCGAATAGCTCCctcgccgctgctccgccgctgTCTGCAGctccctcccgccgcgccgctgctACGCTCGAGGCCGGGGTCGCCCCACCTGAGGCTCCAGGGAGGAGAGCCCCACCTGAGGTTTGCTCGCGTCGGCCTCGCCTCAACAAGCTCCGGCCGTCCGCGTCGGAGCTGGGCAAGCACGCTCGAGTCGACGGTGATCCGGCACTCGCGCCCGCCGTCCACGACCCCGAGGAGCGAGAGGAGGCGGGGCCTCCACGACGGGATCCGGGCATCGGAGATCCACCGGGTGCTGGCCATCAGCGGCGGCGGGTTTGACCTTGAACGAGAGCCGCAGCCGAGGCCCGTCAAGGACGTCACCAACACCTGCGAGGTCTGGGAGTGCAGCCTCCTTGACACCTTGCTGCTCGCCATTTTGTCGGAGCGAAGCCTTCTTGACACCTTCCGCTTCTGCTTCCTCGGATGCAAGGTACGAATGCGCTGAAAGGGTGATCAAGAATCATTGGCAATCAAGAAGAATGTTGAAACATCTGAAGATTAAAAGAAGCTAGACATGAGCATGTAAAACCGATTGTATATAAGCATCAATTTCCTGTGAAGGTTCTGAAATTTAAGATAACAGTGGCTACCTTTTCTTTGGACCGTTGACTGTAGCTATGAAATTATTGTTTGGCCAGAGAACTGCAATGATTGCATCTCTACTACACTGAAATTCAGTTGAAATGTGGTAACTGGAGCAAAATGTTGGCAATGATGTGACAAGGGCTGTATCTTTAACTTCTTCACAATTTTCTAGATCAAGCAATACTATGTCAACAGCAGCAAGAATCGCAGAGGACTCTCTATCTTCTTCATTAACCGTATTTGTTGTTAGTAACTTGCTCCTGGAACCTCTTAACCTGTTATTGTTGCCTTGTGGGGAAGCTGATGGTTCCAGTTTTTTCAGTTAGGTAGATTCAAAAGAGAATTGTCTTTAGAATCACATGATCAGCTAGTATTCCATGCCTGTCTAGCAAATTGTTATATGGATATATCTATCCCGTCTCAGAACAGAAAATGAACATGTGTGGTCTAATTCTCTGCATCTCTTGAGTGAGAATTTCATGCCTTATAGTGTATCCGACAGAAATATACTTGTCAACTCAACTGAAAGAATTTGTGTATAGCTCAGTTTTAGACAGTACACTTGCACCCTAGTTTTTGGACTGCGCTATAAAAACGATCAAATCATGAGCAATCATGTTGAGATCAACTTACCAGGATCGTTTCAGAGATTATGAGAACGTCCTTACATAGAAAAGAACTGTAGCAGTGTGTGCATGGACTGCGCTGAAAATGGAACAGGTTACTTCTTATAGTGCAAAATAAACTGCTTATAGAACAGGTTACTTATTTTTTAAAAGCATTTCACCTTCGAAGGATGCCTTCAGCTAAGCACCCTGATCCACTTGCAGCAGCACCCTCCAGGCCCTACAATGATTAGTAGTCACAATTTTAGTAGTCACATAAACAAACCAGGCTCCTTATATTTAAAATGTACAGGAGTTCTATTTTGGTTCCTTTTGATGCATTACTGATACTTTTTGTTCCTTTTGATGCATTACTGATGCCAGTTTGCTACATCACTGTACTGCTACAAAGATATGAACAGGGTATAAATGTGGAGCTGTACTGTATAAATGTTTCTATATCTACATGATTCTCTTTGTCTAGTGTAGGCTGCTGGGAAAATACATTCATGACTTCACATACAGCTGGTGAAATCTGTAGCAacgagatatcatcaataatatgcatTCCTGATATTTTTAAAACCAAGATCATCTATGATGCATTACTGATACTTTTTGTTCCTTTTGATGTAGGTACGACAAGAGGAGATGGACCTCGATCTCAACTTGCCTCCACAAGTggtgttttatttggatcttaacttCAGTCCacatgaggaagaggaagatgtacAAATGCCTAAAGCCAAAGATGTGGAAATGCCTGAAGCCGAAGATGTGGAAATGCCTGAAGCTGAAGATGTAGAAATGCCTGAAGCCGAAGATGTAGAAATACCTGCTGCACAGGCACAAAGTAGAGAGCTACCTGATAGTCACAGATTCGCAGCATACATCGCACTGAAAGCTCTTGGCAATGACAGGAAAATTGCGAAGGCAGATAAAGAACTTGTAGCTACTCTTCTAAAAACAAGTCTAGGCACAATTGAAAGAATTTGGAGAAAGGGGAGAGAACAAGAGATAAAGCAGCTAGAGGTTGATGTCTCAAATCAAAAGAGGGGACGTTGTGGACGAAAGAGAGCAGATCTTGGTTTGTCAAGGATGCCTTCCATTCCTCTAAACAAAAGATCTACACTAAGGGCACTTGCAAGGGAATTGGGTGTCGCCTATGCCACCTTGCAGAGAAGGTTTCAATGGGGTAAAATAAGACGGCATACAAGTACCCTCAAGCCAGCTTTGAAACCAGAGAACAAGATTGCTAGGCTCAAATTTTGCACTTCAATGATTGGTAAAAATACAGATTTCAGGCTGTAGTAAACATTCCCTAAACGCTGAAGACAAGGGTGGTGTTTTTGACCTGGATCTGGCGAAGCGCGGAGCACTCGATGCAGGTCTCGATCTCATGGAAGGACCGCATGATGCACCCCACCACGATGATAGGCGCCTTGAGCTGAAACATTGAAGAGCAGAAATCATTACCACCACGGGCAACCTGGCGAATCATGAGCAGCCCAGGCCTGCATCAGCCTTGAAGCGCAAGAAGGTTAATCACTAGGATGCGCCTGAGCTCCGGTAGCCAGTAGGTGCTGAGCCTCTCGAGCGTTGAGAGCCTGTCGCAGGCGTAGGTGAGCACGACGTTGTCCGCGGCCTGGCACTCGGCGATGAGCTTCTGCTTCTGCTCCGGGCTGCGGCGCGGACAAGAACGGGGTCAATCACCGGCCCAAATCGAGCAATCAAATCAATCAATCCGCAATCGAAATCCAAGACATGGGTGGAATCTTGAGAGGATGGAGGAGGGGGGAGCGGGCTTGACCTGGAGGAGGTGTCGATGATGGTGATGGGGACGCGGTCGGGGAAGTAGTCGGCGGGAGGCGGGTGTGGGGCATGACCTTGGGTACGTTCTCGGGGAACTGCccggtggcgatggcgacgacgaggctgGACTTGCCGGTGCCGGGGtcgccgatgacgacgacgcgCACGCCGGGCTGGGCCGCGAGGTTCGCCGCTGCGGCAGCCTCCATGGTCTCAGGCGCACTGACCGGGCGCCTAGGCTCAGGCGCAGGGCCGGAGCACGACGGTTTGCACGCCATGGCCTTGATTTGGGAGCACGAGGCGCAGGGCCGGAGCAAGAGGTGCCGCTTGAGGGGGCACGAGATGCAGATCTAGCAGAGACGGCACGACGGCGATGTCTTGGACGGGAAAATTTCAACCTTTCCCGGCGGCAGTTTCTTCGCGAGCGGCATCAACGCTGGAGAAGGCGGCGGGGGAGCAAGATGGTTGAAGCGCGGTAGGGGTAGGCAAGAAGGTGGCTTGGGGCGGAGGTGGGGCGGCGGGGGTGGCTTGGGGCGGAGGGGAGGTGAGGGGCGCCGGGGCGAGCGGCGTGAGAGCAGCCAGCGGAGCGGGAGGGACGACCGTCGACCGAGGAAGAAGACCAAACAACGAGATAAGCGGTGGGAGGACTTCCAATTTTGTCGGAAATTCACCAAGGGGGTTTTTGCAAAACGACCGTCAAATCAAGTAAATtgggccggagggagtacatagaaGTTAGCCCAAACTGTTACAGACAGAATCAGGAAAGTTAGTCAGAACTTCTTCCTTCTTAAGCTCTGAGGGCTTCATAGCTTCTTTTTCTATGTTCAGTCTCAGGAAACAAATGCATTGATCCATCATCTCCAAGAATATACGTCTTCACTTCTTCTACAGATCCATCCATGAGGAAAGAATCCAACACTTAATGTTAGGTTTTTTCTGATATCCCTACTATCGAACTGTGCAAGGATACAAAGTAGCTCATTTGTTTATATAACTAGCAATGATCAGCACGGCGGCACGCCGCACCATGGAAAAGTAGGTGAAATAACATGGATAAACCTCTTAGACTTGATAGGGACATCTCAAACAAAGTGAAGCTAAACCGTCATAATTCCGAAGTACAATGCCAATGTAGGTTGGACAAACATAAAGGTTCTAAGAAGAGTGCAGTATCAGCAGCCTACTTGCCTAGGAAAGAACTGCACATGTGGTCTGTAGTTCCCCAGgcatttagggcatctccaaccggctgacccaaacggacgcgttgggccgtccgttttgggccgtttgggtggccaagctgacacccggacagcggcccgcgtccgcgtgtccgtttgggtcgcacggtgcgcccaacgcgcggacgcaccgcatatgtaataaaaaaacataaatgaaaatgaaaaataaaaacaacaaaaaatttaaactactggttagttaaacttagccctattttgggcaatttttacacaaaagaaagccctatatgggctttaaactaaaaaaaaaaaaaaaaccctagacagggtttgcgagcacacggtggccgccggcagtactacccccaatagtactcgtcgtcgtcggcgtcgatgacgacgacgcccgccggcggcgacgcgctgttccggctcgaaacgccggagggcaccgggctgcgccctttcccaggcggagtgcgggttcggcgggctcggcgcagccgtgccctccgcgcggactcctgctggagctgctcctccgctacggcctgcagctccgcctgtagccggagcgtggccaggcgctcctcctccgccaggcgcgcggcccggcgctcctcctcctcccggagcgccgcctgacgcgttgcctcctcctgacggcgtgccagctcgaggaaggcccacgcctccgcctgggccttcctggccgcctcctccagcgcggaggcgcgcggcgtctcggcgaggtgcggccatttggccggctcgtCGAGATCGCtccgctcgcgggacgccgcgagcgccgccctgcggctccgggtcgtcctcctccgcctgggCCTGGGGCTGGTGCGGGGCCTGGGGCTGCTcgccgatgtagaggccgccggggcggcggccagcccgccttgcAGGTGTGCGTGGCTACGCGCGAGGCCGCGACGTCGCGGAGGTGAAGCACgtgtgccggcgcgcatcgtgctccacctcgaaccacaagtcccagttgggacttgcgtcacCGTAAGCGGGGTCctgctggaggtccgccggcagctgcgcgcggcgcctccggatctccgcgacgcgggcgcggccggagaccgggatgggcggcaccggaacccgatctgggctcaggtgccagccgtgggggaggtgcacgtccccccacggcattgggacaccggcgtcccagaacatctgcgccaccgctacggtgacgtagatccgctcgcgtctgggcgtcgccggcgggcccatggcgaacggcgccggcacgactggccggctgctgccggcctcgtggtcgttggcggacggctggaactcgcgcttcggggccatggcggcgcggaagcttcgagctcgcgcgtgcgtcaggagtggagagtggggactgga includes:
- the LOC124692210 gene encoding uncharacterized protein LOC124692210: MLIREQDDLCLQMCRCRDMEAGLLMLLSSRVGDDELLLHTAQCIGQARMGGGGFRRAPGRDDVAPYLWRKRRRGTYRLMSDSPHRTRSCGGWSSSKTGSELVKVIVIVGETGYG